In Zonotrichia leucophrys gambelii isolate GWCS_2022_RI chromosome 8, RI_Zleu_2.0, whole genome shotgun sequence, one genomic interval encodes:
- the PIGC gene encoding phosphatidylinositol N-acetylglucosaminyltransferase subunit C, which translates to MEPVPGRRWQKVLYERQPFPDNYVDQRFLEELRKNVHARQYRYQAVVFQSGAVVQQLCSVCVFVLTWWYMDAGLLSPQGLFAAALVSSLLGYVLFDAVDGGAGRWASGRTRWADLKSTLVFAAFTYGFSPVLKTLTESISTDTIYAMSALMLLGHLIFFDYGANAAIVSSTLSLNMAIFASVCLASRLPRALHAFVMVTFAMQMFALWPMLQKKLKARTPRCYVAVTVLFALAALAALATVSSVGAVLFASLLLAISCLCPYCLIRLQLLKDNIHGPWDEAEIKEDLSRFLM; encoded by the coding sequence ATGGAGCCGGTGCCCGGGCGGCGGTGGCAGAAGGTGCTGTACGAGCGGCAGCCTTTCCCCGATAACTACGTGGACCAGCggttcctggaggagctgcgGAAGAACGTGCACGCCCGGCAGTACCGGTACCAGGCCGTGGTGTTCCAGTCGGGAGCGGtggtgcagcagctgtgcagcgTCTGCGTCTTCGTGCTCACCTGGTGGTACATGGACGCGGGGCTGCTGAGCCCGCAGGGCCTTTTCGCAGCGGCGCTGGTGTCCTCCCTGCTCGGTTATGTCCTGTTCGACGCCGTGgacggcggggccgggcgctgGGCGAGCGGGCGGACGCGCTGGGCCGACCTCAAGAGCACGCTGGTGTTCGCCGCCTTCACCTACGGCTTCTCGCCCGTGCTCAAGACGCTCACCGAGTCCATCAGCACGGACACCATCTACGCCATGTCGGCCCTCATGCTCCTGGGGCACCTCATCTTCTTCGACTACGGCGCCAACGCCGCCATCGTGTCCAGCACGCTGTCCCTCAACATGGCCATCTTCGCCTCGGTGTGCCTGGCGTCGCGCCTGCCGCGCGCCCTGCACGCCTTCGTCATGGTGACCTTCGCCATGCAGATGTTCGCCCTGTGGCCCATGCTGCAGAAGAAGCTGAAGGCGCGGACGCCGCGCTGCTACGTGGCCGTCACGGTGCTCTTTGCGCTGGCGGCACTGGCAGCGCTGGCCACCGTGTCCAGCGTGGGCGCCGTGCTCTTCGCCTCGCTGCTGCTCGCcatctcctgcctgtgcccctaCTGCCTCATCCGCCTGCAGCTGCTCAAGGACAACATCCACGGGCCCTGGGACGAGGCTGAGATCAAGGAGGATCTGTCCAGGTTCCTCATGTAG